The following nucleotide sequence is from Halapricum desulfuricans.
GGCTATGTGTCCCTTGCGAAACGATCCAGTGTCGTTCGCCGTCCATCGTGTTGGATTCGGCGACGTGATCGAACTGACAGGCATCCAGAACGACGAGGTCATCCCAGTCCATCACGTTCATGCCCGGCCCGTATCGACGTCGAAACTGAACCTTCGAGAGGGCTCGTTCGGTCTCGCTGACGAACGCGCGCAGTGATCGGATCGCGTACAGCAGATTCGACGGCGCGTACCGCCCGCGGAGACGAGTTGACGACATCGAGTGTACACAGACGTCTCCCTCGTATTGTTATGGCTTGTTTACTGTGCGGCGAGCGGCTGTTCCGGCACGGCGAGATTCCCGGCCGCGACCGGCAGTGTCACTCGCTCGAGCCGACAGTGACCCAGAGTGAGAGCGTGCGGTACGCGGTCTCCCCGTTGACGTCCTGCGGTGGCTCGCCCCGATAGATGTGATACTGCAGACGGAGGTCCTCGCCGGTCATCGTCGGCGTGATCGTGTGGGGTTCAGTCCAGGTCTGGCCGGGCTGGACGGTTTCCTGCTCTTCCAGGATCCGCTCCGTCTCGCCGACGGCCCCCGACGCGTCCACGCGCTGGAGCGATACGACAGCGGTGTACGTCGTTTCGACGCCTTCGTGGTTTTCGACACGGAGCGTCAACTGCTCGCTCGCTCCGGCATCGAGTGTCGAGGGGTATCCGGACGCGACGAGCTCGCCGTCGCCGTTTTCGGTGAGCAGTGCCGTACTGGTGTACGTTTCACCGCTCGCAGGGAACGTGACGGCGAGCCCGATCGAGGCGAGCGCCACCACGACGGCCAGGACGAGGGCGACTGAAAGCAAACCGCTTTCGTCCCGGCCGAACGTCGTTCTCAGCGAGTCGCGCACCGAGCGGGACGGGAGCTGCAGTCGCTCGTTGGCGGGGAGGACGCTCCGCCGAGCGACCGCGGCAACGGTCCCGACGAAAACAAACGCGTTCAGCCCGTGAAACACCGACTGCGGTGAGAGCGAGCCGGTGAACGGCGTGACGAGAAGACCCAGTATCGGAACGATCGCGACGCTGAGGCCGAACGACAACACGAAGCGCTCGCTCCAGGACGGACGGCCGCCGTGTGCGAGCCTTTGGACCGCTGGCGTGGCCGACTCGACCGGACCGGTCCCGTCGACGGTCGACTGTCGGCGCGGAAAGAGGACGGCCAGAAACAGATAGCCGGGGACGAACAACACGGCTGCCAGACCGACCACCGCACGCAACGGCGGAACGGCGGCCGGGTAGCCGAACACGAGTCCGTCGAAGACGACGAACAGGACGGTGATCGCGACGAGATCGGTCGGGATCGCAGCAGTGATCGCGCCGATCCCCTTCGTCGTGTTCTTCGTCGTCACCATGGTTCCCCCGAGCAACTGCAAGCCATCGATCTGGGGGCTTCGCCGTCCGGGTTCTCACTCTCTGCTCTCATCCGTATCGGCTACGTACCCGCGATAGGCCCATTGTAATGGTGACCCTTCCAGTCAGTGTCGTCGGGTCCTGTCGGGCCAGTCTCGCCGTGTCGGTCGTGGGTCGGCATGCCCGCCACTGGCACGCGTCACTACAGGTAGCCGAGGTCGTCGAGCTGTTTCCGCATTTCCGCGTTGAACTGGGCGGTACGCGTCTCACCGACGGGCTGGCCGAATCGCTCGAGCCACTCCTCGGCGCGGTTCCGGAACCTGTCGGCCGTGTCCCGCGTTCCGTCACGCAGGTCGACGTCCTCGCTCGGACGCTCGAACAACCGCGAGTACGACCCCGCCGTGTCGTATCGGTAGTCCCGCGTTCGGAGCGTGGTGAGATCGTCGGCGGGAAAGTCCTCGACGGGGAACTGTTCGCTGTAGGCGCTGATCGCCTCGAGTTTCCCTCTCGCGCGAACCCCGCCACGCTGGGTGACGGCGACGTCCCGCTGTCGATCGCGCACGTCCTGACCGACCGGGACGGGATGGTCGACACCCACCTCCGAGCAGAGCATCCGCATCACGTCCGCGTGCTGGACGAGCCCCCCGGTCGGTAGTCCGTCGAGACCACTGATCACCAGCGGCACCCGCGACACGGCGCTGTGGGTCGTCAACATGTGTGCGAGCAGCCCGTGTTCGTCAAACAGCTCGCCGTGATCCGCCGTGACCACGACGATCGGATCCGATAGGTTCGCCTGCGCGTAGTCTATCAGCTCGCCGGCGAGCGAATCGACGTACGCGATCGCCGAGTCGTACATGACGCGCAGCGTCTGCCACTCCTCGTCGGTGAAGGGGTCGTCCTGCGCGATGTATTGATGGAGGTTACTGGACATGTCGAGCGCGATGTCGACGGCTTCGTCGACGGTCACTGGGAGATCGTCGACGAACCGGTCACGCCACGCCATCGGGGGGACGTACGCGTGGTGTGAGTCGCCGTGGTGAATGTACAGAAACAGCGGTTCGTCGTCGGCTCCGGCGTTTCTGATGTGTCTCTTCGCGATCTCGTTTCCGAGGTAGCCGACACAGTGCTGGTTACCGTCGGTCGTCAGGCCGCCGGAGTGCCGTCGGATGTTCAGTAGCCACTTCGCGACGGACGTCGGCCCGGCTTCGGCGAGCAGACTCGATTTGACGAGGTAGTGGAAGTCGTCGAACCCGCGATCGAGGCCAGTGCTCGCGCTCAGCTGTCCGTTCGGTGAGATGCAGGCGGTTCGGTACCCCGCGTTCCCGAAGGCTTCGGGGATCGTCGTGATCTCGTCGGGGAGTCTCGCGTCGGTCGACCACGTCCGATGGGCCGATGGGGCCTGCCCGGTCAGGATGCTCGCACTCGAGGAGCGCGTCCAGATGTCGTGTGAGAAACACTGGTCGAACGACCGGCCGTCGGAAGCGAGGCCCGAGAGGCACGGAGTCGTCTCTCGGTCGTGGCCTGCAAGCGACGTGTGGTCGAAACGGATACTCTCTAGGGTTATCCAAAGGATATCTCGTTGGGACATGATCGGTTTTCAGGGAACGAAGTACAGTTCCGTATCGCCGTTCGAGAAGACCCGGTCGACGCCTCGCTGGCGGTCGAGAGACTCGAAGGACGCGCGTGAGAAGCGGTATTCTCGATACGTGATGACTTCGCGCTCGTAGGTGTTCCGGGAGAGCACGAGGTACCACTCGGAGCCCGGTCGGTCCTGTAGGGACCGTATCTCGCTCTCGTTGAGAGTGTCAGACAGACGGGGGTCGCTATCGACGGACCGCAGCGCGTCGTGGTAGCGGTCCGGTTCCTGGACGACGCCGCTGATCACGGCCGAGTCGCCCGTCACGTCGAACGTCGTCTGGTAGCCGTCGACGCGGGATTCCGTCACGTGCTGGTTGGCCAGATGGAGATACGGGGAGTTGAAAAACACCGCCGCGGAGAGCACGAACAGAACCACGAACACGGTCACAGCGGACGGTTTCATGACTGTCCGAAACCGCGTTTGGGAGAGCCCCATCAGCCCGTACGTCATCGCGATCGCGCCGAGGATCGTCACGACGACCATCATGAAGCTGGCCTGTCTGAAGTAATACCGTCCGACGTTGCCGAACAGGTACATGCCGAAGACGGGTGCCGTCAGCGCGAGTCCGCCGACGAGAGACAGGAGCAGCCGCCGGGTATCGGCCGAGTCCTCCAGCCACGCAGGGCGGTTGGTGAGAGCAGCCACCGCAAGCGCGACCGCCGCAACGATGTACAGCGTACTCACGGTGAACAGCTTGAGATAGATCACCACGGGGCTCGATCCGATCGACTGCAGGGAGTTCGACTGTGTACCGATCGCGGCACCGGCACCTGGAGACGCGCCAGACACGTATTCGCTCAGCGAGGTGACGATGATGCCCCCCGTATCCAGCACGCCGGGGGACTGGAGAGTCCAGGCAAGGAAGGCGATCACGGAGAGGAGGATGACCGGGGCCAGCGACCGATGGTCCCACCACGACTGCGTGTTCGACCACCGGGAAGCCACGAAGCCGACGAGAGCGAACGCGACGAGCAGCAGGATGACGTTCAGTGCCTGCATCGGATGCAACAGGATCGACGCACCGACCGTGACCAGAACGACGGCGCTGAACGCCGTGGCGCTCCCGTATCCCGAATCGGGGGACCGGAGATAGCCGACCAGGAGATACAGGATGATCGGGACGAAAAGCACCGCCTGGCTGCTGGGGTGCGGAAAGAGGTTGGTCGCGAACTGGTGTATCGGGACGAGCAGAAACGCCGTGAACCCACCGACGACCAGCGCCGTCTCGCCGCCGACGACCGCACGAACCAGCAGCGGGACGAAGACGAAAAAGATGGCTGCGACGACTGGCGGGACAAGCAGGGCGGACTGCCACACCGAGAACCCGGTCACGCCGGACAGGAACGCGGCGAGCGTATGGACCGCCGGGTAGGCCGTTCCGTAGGGTGTCAGTGTCCCGGCCGTGAGTTCTCGGGTTATGCCGGCGTGAGTCATCGGGTCGTTGACACCGTAGTAGAAGTATCCCCGGATGAGGGGAAGCGCAACGATTGCGAAGCTTCCGGCCCCGCCGAGGACGAGCCCGAGACGCCGGTGGAGATCGTTGGTCGTCGAGAACGAGACGACTGCCGCGGACAGGTAGGCGATGCCGA
It contains:
- a CDS encoding sulfatase, producing the protein MSQRDILWITLESIRFDHTSLAGHDRETTPCLSGLASDGRSFDQCFSHDIWTRSSSASILTGQAPSAHRTWSTDARLPDEITTIPEAFGNAGYRTACISPNGQLSASTGLDRGFDDFHYLVKSSLLAEAGPTSVAKWLLNIRRHSGGLTTDGNQHCVGYLGNEIAKRHIRNAGADDEPLFLYIHHGDSHHAYVPPMAWRDRFVDDLPVTVDEAVDIALDMSSNLHQYIAQDDPFTDEEWQTLRVMYDSAIAYVDSLAGELIDYAQANLSDPIVVVTADHGELFDEHGLLAHMLTTHSAVSRVPLVISGLDGLPTGGLVQHADVMRMLCSEVGVDHPVPVGQDVRDRQRDVAVTQRGGVRARGKLEAISAYSEQFPVEDFPADDLTTLRTRDYRYDTAGSYSRLFERPSEDVDLRDGTRDTADRFRNRAEEWLERFGQPVGETRTAQFNAEMRKQLDDLGYL
- a CDS encoding DUF1616 domain-containing protein encodes the protein MVTTKNTTKGIGAITAAIPTDLVAITVLFVVFDGLVFGYPAAVPPLRAVVGLAAVLFVPGYLFLAVLFPRRQSTVDGTGPVESATPAVQRLAHGGRPSWSERFVLSFGLSVAIVPILGLLVTPFTGSLSPQSVFHGLNAFVFVGTVAAVARRSVLPANERLQLPSRSVRDSLRTTFGRDESGLLSVALVLAVVVALASIGLAVTFPASGETYTSTALLTENGDGELVASGYPSTLDAGASEQLTLRVENHEGVETTYTAVVSLQRVDASGAVGETERILEEQETVQPGQTWTEPHTITPTMTGEDLRLQYHIYRGEPPQDVNGETAYRTLSLWVTVGSSE